The Aureispira anguillae genome contains a region encoding:
- a CDS encoding enoyl-CoA hydratase-related protein, translated as MSETILVKKENGVAVLTLNRPKAFNSFNREMAFALIEALKNCAKEEEIRAIVLTGAGRAFCAGQDLKEATEDNGVSFEMILNEHYNPIVKLIRTLKKPIVAAINGVAAGAGANIAFACDMTIAKSTASFTQAFSKIGLVPDSGGTFFLPRLVGLQRATAMMMLSNKITAQEAVDMGLIYQCVEEADFESTVTKLANKLAKMPTKALGMTKELINAGLTNDLNAQLDMEGSYQIEVSESYDYQEGVNAFLEKRKPEFKGK; from the coding sequence ATGTCAGAAACCATTCTAGTTAAGAAAGAAAATGGCGTTGCAGTATTAACGCTCAATAGACCCAAGGCTTTTAATAGTTTTAATCGTGAAATGGCATTTGCCTTAATTGAAGCACTAAAAAATTGTGCTAAGGAAGAAGAGATTCGTGCAATTGTGTTGACTGGAGCGGGTAGAGCTTTTTGTGCAGGTCAAGATTTGAAAGAGGCGACAGAAGATAATGGGGTGAGTTTTGAAATGATTCTTAACGAGCATTACAACCCAATTGTTAAACTTATTCGCACCCTCAAAAAGCCTATAGTTGCTGCGATTAACGGTGTTGCTGCGGGAGCAGGAGCTAATATTGCCTTTGCTTGCGATATGACAATTGCTAAAAGTACGGCCAGTTTTACACAGGCATTTAGTAAGATTGGCTTGGTGCCAGACAGCGGAGGAACCTTCTTTTTGCCCCGTTTGGTAGGGTTACAACGAGCTACAGCAATGATGATGTTGAGCAATAAAATCACTGCTCAAGAAGCTGTTGATATGGGGTTGATTTATCAATGTGTAGAAGAGGCAGATTTTGAATCTACTGTGACTAAATTGGCAAATAAATTAGCAAAAATGCCGACCAAAGCATTGGGAATGACCAAAGAGCTTATCAATGCAGGGCTGACAAATGATTTGAATGCACAGTTAGACATGGAAGGGAGTTATCAGATTGAGGTCAGCGAAAGTTATGATTATCAAGAAGGGGTTAATGCCTTTTTAGAAAAAAGAAAACCTGAGTTTAAAGGAAAGTAA
- a CDS encoding hotdog fold thioesterase, translating to MDSKEKAHKIAEEQMYNQDAFSQWLGIDIVALDAGQAVLKMVVRKEMTNGFGIAHGGITYSLADSALAFAANAHGRQSVSVETSISHTQSVKTGDELTATACEESLSHKIGVYRIIITNQEKVTVAVFKGVVYRSSKEWPLS from the coding sequence ATGGACTCAAAAGAAAAGGCACACAAAATAGCAGAGGAACAAATGTACAATCAAGATGCTTTTAGCCAATGGTTAGGCATTGATATTGTTGCCTTGGATGCTGGTCAGGCGGTCTTGAAAATGGTCGTTCGAAAAGAAATGACAAATGGCTTTGGCATAGCGCATGGTGGAATTACCTATTCTTTGGCAGATAGTGCTTTGGCTTTTGCGGCGAATGCACACGGTCGCCAGAGTGTTTCTGTAGAAACTTCTATTTCGCATACACAATCTGTTAAGACAGGAGACGAATTAACAGCAACAGCTTGCGAGGAGAGTTTGAGTCACAAGATTGGGGTGTATAGAATTATAATTACCAATCAGGAAAAAGTAACCGTTGCCGTTTTTAAAGGAGTGGTTTATCGAAGTTCTAAAGAATGGCCTTTGTCCTAA
- a CDS encoding class I SAM-dependent methyltransferase: MSSPIAKNTKNILERAIVNSHQKLSHNKRINYLSELFIKLLDELAIEKATILDIGCGDMSIAENLMNQRTEVKITCLDTYPLPEDFKNHQRWQKYVSFDGRQIPFEANQFDVVILCDVLHHDIEYAEVILKEAYRVAKYVIIKDHFEYGFVSRQTLRLMDFIGNWGYGVSVPKRYFSKENYQKLLLQQPSITEIKQICPIPLYQHNFMFNLICPGKLQYISILQKIK, encoded by the coding sequence ATGAGTTCCCCAATAGCAAAAAATACAAAGAATATCCTCGAAAGAGCCATTGTTAATTCACATCAAAAGCTATCCCACAATAAAAGAATTAATTATTTATCAGAGCTGTTTATTAAATTATTAGATGAATTAGCGATAGAAAAAGCAACCATTTTGGATATTGGTTGTGGCGATATGTCTATCGCAGAAAATTTAATGAATCAAAGAACAGAAGTTAAGATTACCTGCTTAGATACCTATCCACTCCCTGAAGATTTTAAAAATCATCAACGTTGGCAAAAATATGTGAGTTTTGACGGGCGTCAAATCCCTTTTGAAGCCAACCAATTTGACGTTGTTATTCTCTGCGACGTTTTGCATCATGATATTGAATATGCAGAAGTGATTTTAAAAGAGGCTTATAGAGTTGCTAAGTATGTAATTATTAAGGACCATTTTGAGTATGGTTTTGTTTCTAGACAAACCCTGCGTTTAATGGACTTTATTGGCAACTGGGGATATGGAGTCTCAGTGCCCAAACGGTATTTTTCGAAAGAAAATTATCAAAAATTGCTGCTTCAACAACCCTCTATAACCGAAATTAAGCAGATTTGTCCAATCCCTTTATACCAGCATAATTTTATGTTTAATCTTATCTGCCCAGGGAAACTACAATATATATCCATCCTACAAAAGATCAAATAG
- a CDS encoding 3-oxoacyl-ACP synthase III family protein, translating into MTQIRTKIEGLGFFVPKNIVTNDDLTKVMDTSDEWIRARTGIEERRYITRFEDTPSTMGAAAARIAMERAGVKPEDIDFVIFATLSPDYYFPGGGVLVQRELGLGHCGCLDVRNQCSGFVYGLSVADQYIRTGTYKNILLIGSEVHSAGIDFSTRGRDVTVIFGDGAGAAVLQPTTEEGKGVLTTHLHADGRYAEKLAFKNPGSHAGVFTGETDVFPKDDPYASLMITPKMVEDGDHYPNMDGQFVFKNAVRRFPEVIGEALQATGLSVSDIDLLVPHQANLRIAQFVQKTLQLPDEKVYNNIQKYGNTTAASIPIALTEAWEKGLVKDGDLVCLAAFGSGFTWASALIRW; encoded by the coding sequence ATGACACAGATCAGAACTAAAATAGAGGGCTTAGGTTTTTTTGTACCTAAAAATATTGTTACCAATGATGATTTAACAAAAGTCATGGACACTAGTGATGAGTGGATTCGTGCTAGAACAGGAATCGAAGAGCGTCGTTACATCACTCGTTTTGAAGATACGCCTTCAACAATGGGGGCTGCTGCTGCTAGAATAGCAATGGAGCGAGCAGGTGTTAAGCCAGAGGACATTGATTTTGTTATTTTTGCAACTTTAAGCCCAGACTATTATTTTCCAGGTGGAGGTGTTTTGGTGCAACGTGAATTGGGATTAGGGCATTGTGGTTGTTTGGACGTTCGCAATCAGTGTTCAGGTTTTGTTTATGGCTTGTCAGTGGCAGATCAATATATTCGAACAGGAACCTATAAGAACATTTTGTTAATTGGTTCAGAAGTACATTCTGCGGGAATTGATTTCAGTACTAGAGGGCGTGATGTAACCGTTATTTTTGGAGATGGAGCAGGAGCAGCAGTTTTGCAACCTACTACCGAAGAAGGCAAAGGCGTTTTAACTACTCATTTGCATGCTGATGGGCGTTATGCAGAAAAACTAGCATTTAAAAACCCAGGGTCACATGCAGGAGTATTTACAGGCGAAACAGATGTCTTTCCAAAAGATGATCCTTATGCTTCTTTAATGATTACACCAAAAATGGTAGAGGATGGCGACCATTACCCTAATATGGACGGGCAGTTTGTCTTTAAGAATGCTGTGCGACGTTTTCCTGAGGTAATTGGAGAAGCACTTCAAGCAACGGGCTTATCTGTTAGTGATATAGATTTGTTGGTGCCTCATCAAGCCAATTTGAGAATAGCGCAATTTGTTCAGAAAACACTGCAATTGCCAGATGAAAAGGTATATAACAATATCCAAAAATATGGAAATACCACAGCGGCTTCTATTCCAATCGCTTTGACAGAAGCTTGGGAAAAAGGGCTAGTAAAAGATGGCGACCTAGTTTGTTTAGCTGCTTTTGGTAGTGGATTTACTTGGGCAAGTGCCTTAATTAGATGGTAG
- a CDS encoding 3-hydroxyacyl-CoA dehydrogenase NAD-binding domain-containing protein: MKVGVLGAGSMGIGIAQIAATFGHEVVLCDNNAAAMEQSIQRLTKILLRLVEKGRISQSDADGLVGRIQTTSMINEFNDCDIVIEAIIENLDIKKSVFQKMEDVVSSQCILATNTSSLSVASIAAACQKPERVIGIHFFNPAPLMKLVEIIPAIQTSESVLEQSRALIDSWKKVTVLAKDTPGFIVNRVARPFYGESLRILEEGIADVATIDWAMTELAGFRMGPFTLMDYIGNDVNYVVTETVFTAFYYDPRYKPAFTQKRLSEAGYYGRKSGRGYYNYAEGATNPAPTEDQALGQKIVDRVVVMLINEAADALFWNVASAQDIDLAMTKGVNYPKGLLEWAKEIGYQNCVDRLDALYNEYHEDRYRCSPMLRKLAKEN, encoded by the coding sequence ATGAAAGTAGGAGTACTTGGTGCAGGATCTATGGGGATTGGAATTGCGCAGATTGCTGCAACCTTTGGTCATGAAGTAGTTTTGTGCGATAATAATGCTGCAGCAATGGAGCAATCTATCCAACGATTAACGAAAATTTTATTGAGACTAGTAGAAAAGGGGAGAATTAGCCAATCTGATGCAGATGGATTGGTTGGTCGAATTCAGACTACTTCTATGATTAATGAATTTAACGATTGTGATATTGTTATTGAGGCAATTATTGAAAACTTGGACATTAAAAAATCGGTGTTCCAAAAAATGGAGGATGTGGTTAGCAGTCAATGTATTTTGGCAACCAATACTTCTTCTCTTTCTGTTGCTTCTATTGCAGCGGCTTGCCAAAAGCCAGAGCGAGTGATTGGAATTCATTTCTTTAATCCAGCACCTTTGATGAAGTTGGTCGAAATTATTCCTGCTATCCAAACTAGTGAAAGTGTATTGGAACAGTCAAGAGCTTTGATTGATAGTTGGAAAAAAGTTACAGTATTGGCAAAAGATACCCCTGGTTTTATTGTTAATCGTGTAGCTCGTCCTTTTTATGGCGAGTCGTTGCGGATACTAGAAGAGGGGATTGCTGATGTGGCAACCATTGATTGGGCGATGACAGAATTGGCAGGCTTTAGAATGGGACCATTCACCTTGATGGACTATATTGGGAATGATGTTAATTATGTGGTGACCGAAACGGTATTTACCGCATTTTATTACGATCCAAGATACAAACCTGCTTTTACGCAAAAGCGTCTTTCTGAAGCTGGATATTATGGTAGAAAATCAGGACGAGGATATTATAATTATGCTGAGGGAGCTACTAATCCAGCACCAACAGAGGATCAAGCACTTGGTCAAAAAATTGTTGATCGAGTGGTTGTAATGTTAATTAACGAGGCTGCTGATGCGTTGTTTTGGAATGTAGCATCTGCTCAGGATATTGATCTGGCAATGACCAAAGGCGTTAACTACCCCAAAGGGTTGTTAGAATGGGCAAAGGAAATTGGTTATCAGAACTGTGTAGATCGATTGGATGCACTTTATAACGAGTATCACGAAGATCGTTATCGTTGTAGCCCTATGTTGAGAAAATTAGCTAAAGAAAATTAG
- a CDS encoding T9SS type A sorting domain-containing protein, producing MKNNLLLICLFWAGLANAQIPFTKQAVSHATGAASSQAIDLDGDGDLDIVTAEASGRRISWAQNDGSENFTKIIISNTGEVDRPESVFVVDLDGDNDLDVLVASFMNDRVLWYENDGSENFTMNLISTNADGAEDVRAIDLDQDGDLDVLSASRLDNKLAWYENDGNQNFSPHTITTNINWAVDLDIEDIDNDGDLDVVGSSETNGTINWYENNGSQQFTEHAVATLGGGAFTINAVDLDNDLDIDFLAPSVYGDSLVWYENDGLQNFTVHTISYAMDGPTCLIAADMDGDSDLDLVASSLGDDRIAWFENDGNQNFNMHTVYTQADGAWNVIAVDLNQDNRMDIVSSSRSGHFVDWFENTLGVDVKKLASSEPVTVYPNPANKQLTIALEEVEEVLVFNTLGVLVLQTTATTFSVQTLNKGNYFMQIKTPKGTYLSQFTKK from the coding sequence ATGAAAAACAACTTACTATTAATTTGCCTATTCTGGGCAGGATTAGCTAATGCCCAAATTCCATTTACCAAACAAGCGGTCTCCCATGCTACAGGGGCAGCAAGCTCACAAGCCATCGACTTGGATGGTGATGGCGATCTCGATATTGTTACGGCAGAAGCTAGTGGTCGTAGAATCTCTTGGGCACAAAATGATGGTTCCGAAAATTTCACCAAAATCATCATCAGCAATACAGGAGAAGTGGATCGCCCCGAATCTGTTTTTGTTGTTGATTTGGATGGAGACAACGATCTAGATGTGCTAGTTGCTTCCTTTATGAATGATCGAGTCCTTTGGTATGAGAACGATGGTTCTGAAAATTTTACGATGAATTTAATTTCGACCAATGCGGATGGTGCCGAAGATGTCAGAGCCATAGACCTAGACCAAGATGGAGACCTAGATGTACTATCTGCTTCTAGACTGGACAATAAATTGGCTTGGTATGAAAATGATGGCAATCAAAACTTCTCTCCCCACACCATCACTACCAATATCAATTGGGCGGTAGATTTAGACATTGAAGACATAGACAATGATGGTGACCTAGATGTTGTTGGCTCCTCAGAAACTAATGGAACCATTAATTGGTATGAGAACAACGGCAGTCAACAATTTACAGAACACGCTGTAGCTACTTTGGGTGGAGGTGCGTTTACAATTAATGCGGTAGACTTAGACAACGACTTAGACATAGATTTTTTAGCTCCAAGTGTTTATGGAGATTCTCTTGTTTGGTATGAAAATGATGGCCTTCAGAATTTTACCGTACATACCATTAGTTATGCGATGGATGGACCAACTTGCTTAATTGCAGCGGACATGGATGGCGATTCAGATTTGGATCTTGTGGCTTCTTCTTTAGGAGATGACAGAATTGCATGGTTTGAAAATGATGGCAACCAAAATTTTAACATGCATACTGTTTATACCCAAGCGGATGGCGCATGGAATGTTATCGCCGTCGATTTAAACCAAGACAATAGAATGGATATTGTTTCCAGCTCTAGATCTGGGCATTTTGTAGATTGGTTTGAAAATACGCTTGGAGTTGATGTTAAAAAATTAGCAAGTTCTGAACCCGTCACTGTTTATCCTAATCCTGCCAACAAGCAATTAACAATAGCGTTAGAAGAAGTTGAAGAGGTGCTTGTTTTTAATACATTGGGAGTTCTGGTTCTCCAAACAACAGCGACTACCTTTTCTGTTCAAACATTGAACAAGGGCAATTATTTTATGCAGATAAAAACTCCAAAAGGAACTTATTTAAGCCAATTTACCAAGAAATAA
- the paaD gene encoding 1,2-phenylacetyl-CoA epoxidase subunit PaaD produces MADKNNKKIWDLLEKVSDPEIPVLTVVDMGIIRAVKTTEEQLEVVITPTYSGCPAMDMIEVEIRAVLQDHGYDNVVVSTVLSPAWTTEWMSESGKKKLKEYGIAPPEGAVIDKSVLFGAAKKIECPRCGSRNTEMLSQFGSTACKALYQCSDCKEPFDYFKCH; encoded by the coding sequence ATGGCAGATAAAAACAATAAAAAAATTTGGGATCTATTGGAGAAAGTAAGTGATCCTGAAATTCCTGTGTTGACGGTAGTTGATATGGGAATAATTAGAGCAGTAAAAACAACAGAAGAACAACTAGAAGTTGTTATTACACCTACCTATTCAGGCTGTCCAGCGATGGATATGATAGAGGTAGAAATTCGTGCAGTATTACAAGATCATGGATATGATAATGTTGTTGTGTCAACAGTCTTGTCGCCTGCGTGGACAACCGAATGGATGTCTGAATCAGGAAAGAAAAAACTAAAAGAATACGGAATTGCTCCTCCTGAGGGAGCTGTGATTGATAAGAGCGTTTTATTTGGAGCAGCAAAAAAAATAGAATGCCCTCGATGTGGCTCTAGAAATACCGAAATGCTCAGTCAATTTGGATCAACGGCTTGCAAAGCCTTATATCAATGTTCCGATTGCAAAGAGCCGTTCGATTATTTTAAATGTCACTAG
- a CDS encoding OmpA family protein, which yields MKSNLPLLYCFILILSYCQTLHSAPSNMESHIDYVPKYRNQNKNFILAKIEYTADEMILHFRYVASREEESLRFSGSLTPSAWRLYTSARNTTAFTKYATLQNIKINGELKSEIIAANDESQFVAKYGEIVSGEAHFSKLPGNIRAINFEGGGIALCNDILIKDDKSPMLGTVSQMTGNVDRFYNMLSNFGVNVIRKKETIAEPKNLSLTNATNSKTEQEKEAVKMLKAAEPVNYIPKQLTSAKDMGCNTRVILKNVYFGDNSANYAGRVEAMSTIQIIVDYMNYYPESTIILHGHTDVHGIAEKNMELSRKRVLTVRNTLVTKGIDADRIKMMHHGSTQPLPGYSKGSRKNRRVEVEAFCKDS from the coding sequence ATGAAATCAAATTTACCCTTATTGTATTGTTTTATTTTAATCCTCAGTTATTGCCAAACCTTACATAGTGCACCTTCTAATATGGAAAGCCATATAGATTATGTGCCAAAATACCGAAATCAAAACAAAAACTTTATTCTAGCAAAAATCGAATATACTGCTGATGAAATGATCTTGCATTTTCGATATGTTGCTAGTAGAGAAGAAGAGTCGCTTCGATTTTCTGGATCATTAACACCTTCTGCTTGGAGGTTGTATACAAGTGCTAGAAATACGACAGCATTTACGAAGTATGCAACGTTGCAGAATATAAAAATTAATGGAGAACTCAAATCCGAAATAATAGCTGCTAATGATGAATCTCAATTTGTTGCAAAGTACGGCGAAATTGTTTCAGGTGAAGCCCATTTTAGCAAGCTTCCTGGCAATATTCGTGCAATCAATTTTGAAGGAGGAGGTATTGCGCTCTGCAATGATATTTTGATCAAAGATGATAAAAGTCCAATGTTAGGAACGGTTAGCCAAATGACTGGAAATGTGGATCGGTTTTATAATATGCTAAGTAATTTTGGGGTTAATGTAATTCGAAAAAAAGAAACAATTGCAGAACCTAAGAATTTGAGCTTAACAAACGCTACTAATAGTAAGACTGAACAAGAGAAAGAGGCAGTTAAAATGCTTAAAGCAGCAGAACCCGTTAATTATATCCCTAAACAATTAACCTCCGCAAAAGACATGGGCTGCAATACAAGAGTTATTTTAAAAAATGTATACTTTGGTGATAACAGCGCTAACTATGCAGGAAGGGTTGAAGCCATGTCTACCATTCAGATTATTGTTGACTACATGAATTATTATCCAGAATCTACCATTATTTTACATGGGCATACGGATGTTCACGGAATCGCTGAGAAGAATATGGAACTATCTAGAAAACGAGTTTTGACGGTTCGAAATACCCTAGTTACAAAGGGAATTGATGCAGATAGGATTAAGATGATGCATCATGGAAGTACTCAACCTCTTCCTGGTTATTCTAAAGGAAGTCGAAAAAATAGAAGGGTGGAAGTAGAAGCTTTTTGCAAAGATTCTTAA
- a CDS encoding glycosyltransferase family 2 protein — MTTESLELTILMPCLNEHLTLGTCIEKAQTSLKENHINGEIVIGDNGSTDGSIQIAKSMGARVINIKEKGYGSALIGGMKAAKGKYIIMGDSDDSYDFSTLMPYVNKLREGYDLVMGNRFRGGIEKGAMPFLHRYLGNPVLSFIGRLFFRTKIRDFHCGLRGFNRTKMLSVGLECSGMEFASEMVVKSILNDFRVTEVPTTLAKDGRDRPPHLNTWSDGWRHLRFLLLYSPVWLFLYPGLFLFVFGGFLTGLLLFKPIQILGVELDVHTLAYSATSMFIGFQLVFFFAFSRIYASMNSLLPKGKLYRYYKAKFSLEKGLIGGVFFVLFGLGLLVITWMDWRSVSYGELLPRETLRLVIPSIFFLIGGIQIAQGSFFMSILGLKQNK; from the coding sequence ATGACTACTGAATCTTTAGAGTTAACGATCTTGATGCCCTGCTTAAACGAGCATCTAACCTTAGGAACCTGCATAGAAAAAGCTCAAACTTCTCTCAAGGAGAATCATATCAATGGCGAAATTGTTATTGGAGATAACGGAAGTACAGACGGCTCGATTCAAATTGCAAAATCGATGGGAGCAAGGGTGATAAATATCAAAGAAAAAGGCTATGGAAGCGCCCTGATTGGAGGGATGAAAGCTGCCAAGGGTAAGTATATTATCATGGGGGATTCAGACGATAGCTATGATTTTTCTACCTTAATGCCTTATGTCAATAAATTGAGAGAAGGTTATGATTTGGTGATGGGTAATCGTTTTAGAGGAGGGATAGAAAAGGGAGCGATGCCTTTTTTGCATCGTTATTTGGGAAACCCTGTATTGTCCTTTATTGGACGTTTGTTTTTTAGAACAAAAATTAGGGATTTTCATTGTGGCCTAAGAGGATTTAATCGCACAAAAATGTTGTCAGTTGGATTGGAATGCTCAGGTATGGAATTTGCTTCGGAGATGGTCGTAAAATCTATTCTAAATGATTTTCGAGTAACGGAAGTGCCAACTACTTTAGCAAAAGATGGGAGAGATAGACCGCCTCACCTTAATACTTGGTCAGACGGTTGGCGGCACCTACGATTTTTGTTGCTGTACAGCCCTGTTTGGTTGTTTTTATATCCAGGTTTATTTTTGTTTGTATTTGGAGGCTTCCTAACGGGATTGTTATTGTTCAAGCCTATTCAAATTTTAGGAGTAGAATTGGATGTGCACACCTTAGCCTATAGTGCAACTAGTATGTTTATTGGATTTCAGTTGGTGTTTTTCTTTGCCTTTTCAAGAATTTATGCCAGTATGAATAGCTTGTTGCCCAAGGGCAAACTCTATCGATACTATAAAGCAAAATTTTCATTAGAAAAAGGATTGATAGGCGGCGTATTTTTTGTCTTGTTTGGCTTAGGTTTATTGGTGATAACTTGGATGGATTGGAGATCAGTAAGTTATGGTGAATTGTTGCCAAGGGAAACGCTAAGACTTGTTATCCCTTCTATCTTTTTTTTGATTGGAGGAATTCAAATTGCCCAAGGCAGCTTTTTTATGAGCATTTTAGGACTAAAGCAAAATAAATAA
- a CDS encoding S8 family peptidase, which produces MKLRNIIFPVCLVAHSLFVNAQDQAPENWYNLDMGTDKVQGVSTEKAYKELLKDKQSSTVVVAIIDSGIDEEHEDLKDVMWINKGEIAGNGIDDDKNGYIDDIYGWNFIGGKDGKHVGKDSYELTRLYVYLKNKKRNKKEEEQYKKIREEYDAKVTGMQKNMQETQAIHGVVTALLDALGSKPMTAENVKAIEAKGEKITMAKQLFEAVFVPQLAVQGKTEQDTINGKEIVKQLEGALEYYGGGLEHGYSEEFDPRDIVGDNYMKSNEKFYGNNDITGPDATHGTHVAGIVGAVRTNDLGNKGVADNVRLMAVRVVPDGDERDKDVANGIIYAVDNGAKIINMSFGKGFAFDKKIVDKAVKYAERKGVLLVHAAGNSALNTDVESNYPNKYMKDKKNKVYKNWLEVGALSWKGGADAPAVFSNYGKDNVDLFAPGVDIYATVPGSKYEALSGTSMASPVTAGVAALVWSYYPELTMKELRKCLVESTVKVTDHVNLPGSHGAKQVEFKELCNTSGVVNAYNALKMAEKIVAGKKK; this is translated from the coding sequence ATGAAATTAAGAAATATTATATTTCCTGTTTGCTTAGTTGCTCATTCTCTTTTTGTAAACGCCCAAGACCAAGCTCCTGAGAATTGGTATAACTTGGATATGGGTACTGATAAAGTACAAGGTGTTAGCACAGAAAAGGCTTATAAAGAACTATTGAAAGATAAACAATCTTCAACAGTTGTTGTGGCTATTATTGATTCAGGGATTGATGAGGAGCATGAGGATCTAAAAGATGTAATGTGGATCAATAAGGGTGAAATTGCTGGTAATGGCATTGATGATGATAAAAATGGATACATTGATGATATTTATGGCTGGAACTTTATTGGTGGCAAAGATGGAAAGCATGTAGGAAAAGATAGCTATGAGTTAACTCGTTTATATGTTTATCTAAAAAATAAAAAGCGCAATAAAAAAGAAGAAGAGCAGTATAAGAAGATTAGAGAAGAGTACGATGCAAAGGTAACTGGCATGCAAAAAAACATGCAAGAAACACAGGCTATTCACGGTGTGGTTACTGCTTTGTTGGATGCGCTAGGTTCTAAGCCAATGACGGCTGAAAATGTAAAAGCTATTGAGGCGAAAGGTGAAAAAATCACCATGGCTAAGCAATTGTTTGAGGCTGTATTTGTTCCTCAATTGGCTGTTCAAGGAAAAACAGAACAAGACACCATTAACGGTAAAGAGATTGTTAAACAATTGGAAGGTGCCTTGGAATATTATGGTGGCGGATTGGAGCATGGATACAGTGAGGAATTTGATCCTAGAGATATTGTAGGAGATAACTACATGAAATCAAATGAAAAGTTCTATGGCAATAATGACATTACTGGTCCTGATGCAACTCACGGAACGCATGTTGCTGGAATCGTTGGTGCTGTTCGTACCAATGACCTAGGAAACAAAGGAGTTGCTGATAATGTACGTCTAATGGCTGTACGTGTAGTGCCTGATGGAGATGAGCGTGACAAAGATGTTGCTAATGGTATCATTTATGCCGTTGATAATGGAGCTAAAATCATCAACATGAGTTTTGGAAAAGGTTTCGCTTTTGACAAAAAAATCGTTGATAAAGCTGTAAAATACGCAGAAAGAAAAGGTGTATTATTGGTACATGCTGCTGGTAATAGTGCTTTGAATACAGATGTTGAGAGCAACTATCCTAATAAATATATGAAGGATAAGAAAAATAAGGTTTATAAAAACTGGTTAGAAGTTGGTGCTCTTTCTTGGAAAGGTGGTGCTGATGCTCCTGCTGTATTCTCTAACTATGGCAAAGACAATGTAGATTTGTTTGCTCCTGGTGTTGACATTTATGCTACAGTACCTGGTTCTAAATATGAAGCATTGAGTGGAACTAGTATGGCTTCTCCTGTAACTGCTGGTGTTGCTGCTTTGGTATGGTCTTATTACCCAGAGTTGACAATGAAAGAATTGAGAAAGTGTTTGGTAGAATCAACGGTTAAGGTTACAGATCATGTTAATCTACCTGGTTCTCATGGCGCTAAGCAAGTTGAATTCAAAGAATTGTGTAACACAAGTGGTGTTGTGAATGCTTATAACGCTTTGAAAATGGCTGAGAAAATAGTCGCTGGAAAGAAAAAATAA